The Daucus carota subsp. sativus chromosome 9, DH1 v3.0, whole genome shotgun sequence genome window below encodes:
- the LOC108201809 gene encoding uncharacterized protein LOC108201809 isoform X2, which translates to MMLRDLLKSCILVSKLQTNLSSVFPRQLYCPEAGFGKLERSVTKLTEIFLVHCKIKGKPDSAETVVLVDGYLTKRACCWFSRLDMQLLWDIVHLENRNRHCNILLNYLGFITHGKCCVSSSFNRFCSYELHNMNIIKNLPGVDALTAFAYFFDAESTRKYVSSRSLAEERQISSLLLGSMLDVVEEVQLARLELRNLIQCIFCSESVEQLDLQLYFLNLKSGKRAIFTFDLSCLKGKIC; encoded by the exons ATGATGCTCAG GGATTTGTTGAAAAGCTGTATTCTCGTCTCCAAACTGCAGACAAATTTGAG TTCAGTCTtcccaagacaactttactgcCCTGAAGCAGGTTTTGGAAAATTAGAGAGAAGTGTTACAAAGTTGACAGAAATATTCCTTGTGCACTGTAAGATAAAAGGAAAACCGGATTCTGCAGAAACTGTTGTGTTGGTCGATGGCTATTTGACAAAGCGAGCCTGTTGCTGGTTTTCACGCTTAGATATGCAG TTGTTGTGGGATATTGTCCATTTGGAGAACAGGAACAGGCATTGCAATATTTTACTGAACTACCTCGGTTTCATCACACAT GGTAAATGTTGTGTTTCGTCCAGTTTCAACCGTTTCTGTTCCTATGAACTTCACAATATGAACATAATCAAG AATTTACCAGGCGTGGATGCTCTCACTGCATTTGCATATTTCTTTGATGCTGAGTCCACAAGGAAGTACGTAAGTTCAAGAAGTTTGGCAGAGGAAAGACAA ATAAGCAGCTTACTTCTAGGTAGTATGCTAGATGTGGTAGAGGAGGTACAATTAGCTCGGTTAGAACTTCGTAATCTCATTCAGTGTATCTTCTGCTCTGAGTCAG TTGAACAGCTTGATTTGCAGCTTTATTTCCTTAATCTTAAAAGTGGTAAAAGAGCAATCTTTACTTTTGACTTGTCCTGTTTAAAAG GAAAGATATGCTAG
- the LOC108201809 gene encoding uncharacterized protein LOC108201809 isoform X1, translating into MMLRDLLKSCILVSKLQTNLSSVFPRQLYCPEAGFGKLERSVTKLTEIFLVHCKIKGKPDSAETVVLVDGYLTKRACCWFSRLDMQLLWDIVHLENRNRHCNILLNYLGFITHGKCCVSSSFNRFCSYELHNMNIIKNLPGVDALTAFAYFFDAESTRKYVSSRSLAEERQISSLLLGSMLDVVEEVQLARLELRNLIQCIFCSESVEQLDLQLYFLNLKSGKRAIFTFDLSCLKDMLENEKIGNDGKYRLGGRNVPPIYIEMIEFAVIGDR; encoded by the exons ATGATGCTCAG GGATTTGTTGAAAAGCTGTATTCTCGTCTCCAAACTGCAGACAAATTTGAG TTCAGTCTtcccaagacaactttactgcCCTGAAGCAGGTTTTGGAAAATTAGAGAGAAGTGTTACAAAGTTGACAGAAATATTCCTTGTGCACTGTAAGATAAAAGGAAAACCGGATTCTGCAGAAACTGTTGTGTTGGTCGATGGCTATTTGACAAAGCGAGCCTGTTGCTGGTTTTCACGCTTAGATATGCAG TTGTTGTGGGATATTGTCCATTTGGAGAACAGGAACAGGCATTGCAATATTTTACTGAACTACCTCGGTTTCATCACACAT GGTAAATGTTGTGTTTCGTCCAGTTTCAACCGTTTCTGTTCCTATGAACTTCACAATATGAACATAATCAAG AATTTACCAGGCGTGGATGCTCTCACTGCATTTGCATATTTCTTTGATGCTGAGTCCACAAGGAAGTACGTAAGTTCAAGAAGTTTGGCAGAGGAAAGACAA ATAAGCAGCTTACTTCTAGGTAGTATGCTAGATGTGGTAGAGGAGGTACAATTAGCTCGGTTAGAACTTCGTAATCTCATTCAGTGTATCTTCTGCTCTGAGTCAG TTGAACAGCTTGATTTGCAGCTTTATTTCCTTAATCTTAAAAGTGGTAAAAGAGCAATCTTTACTTTTGACTTGTCCTGTTTAAAAG ATATGCTAGAGAATGAAAAGATTGGTAATGATGGTAAATATCGACTAGGAGGAAGGAACGTACCTCCTATTTACATAGAAATGATTGAATTTGCTGTTATAGGTGATAGGTAG
- the LOC108201806 gene encoding probable nucleoredoxin 1 isoform X3, protein MRMLKRVGRLVMREREHINYILHRCISSPAIYDVANRSIPLLQDTQLDGFTEDHRSKCYELERKTKEESDFDIAVRNFTNLSIEMKKQKINQKELTSVSSGDIVNLHELLFTKNRDYLIKFNGDQVKAEQFADKVIVIYFVLLPLVDNNSAERVGLITERLKDVYNFLPPNKGFEIVFVAVDDDDTSFEEEMLFDPLPKTDLENDFEEVFSCMPWTAIPLSDRTSRELLQKRFGFRDNNGSLFVIDSKGVVLQTIVIYDFIRYGSLGYPFSSERLESLESECKAIAAEPTVEKLLSSPERDYVIANNGDKVPIHTLEDKVVALYFHAGNVTETDMLTEELRNAYEKLAEKEVKFEVVLLYLCDTPITIGFRNEDSFWRTFGTMPWLALPYKDPILKKLKIIYEYPEDYIYGDDEEISKLVIVGPHGEFCEPCGADILLNYRVPGYPFTREKALELETERIKKLKLEMILETNKVLTRNDGSKVSLSQLAGKRIMLLFGLFEDEFLNMLKERPAGLVCVSSAKRLPLCF, encoded by the exons ATGAGGATGCTCAAGAGAGTTGGAAGATTAGTGATGCGAGAGCGAgagcatataaattatatactaCACAGGTGTATATCATCACCAGCAATATATGATGTCGCCAACAGATCTATCCCTCTGCTGCAGGACACCCAACTTGACGGTTTTACAG AGGACCATAGAAGTAAATGCTACGAATTGGAGAGGAAAACAAAAGAAGAATCTGATTTTGATATAGCGGTAAGGAATTTTACCAATCTCTCAATAGAGATGAAGAAACAGAAGATTAATCAGAAGGAGCTTACAAGTGTCAGTAGTGGAGATATTGTTAATCTACACGAGCTTTTGTTTACCAAAAACAGGGACTATCTAATCAAATTCAATGGGGACCAG GTGAAGGCTGAGCAGTTTGCTGACAAGGTTATCGTTATATATTTTGTGTTACTGCCACTTGTTGATAATAATTCTGCTGAGCGGGTGGGGCTGATCACAGAAAGATTAAAGGATGTATACAACTTTCTACCACCTAACAAAGGTTTCGAGATCGTTTTTGTggctgttgatgatgatgacactaGCTTTGAAGAAGAAATGTTATTTGATCCTTTACCTAAAACAGACCTTGAGAATGATTTTGAAGAGGTATTTTCTTGCATGCCCTGGACTGCCATTCCATTGTCTGATAGAACATCCAGGGAACTTCTGCAGAAAAGATTTGGTTTTAGGGATAACAACGGTAGCCTGTTTGTAATTGATTCAAAAGGGGTCGTTTTGCAAACAATTGTCATTTATGATTTTATTCGATATGGAAGTCTAGGATATCCTTTCAGCAGTGAGAGGCTCGAATCCCTGGAATCTGAATGCAAAGCAATCGCTGCAGAACCCACAGTAGAAAAACTTCTGTCTTCCCCTGAACGAGACTATGTCATTGCGAATAACGGGGACAAG GTGCCTATTCATACACTTGAAGATAAGGTGGTAGCTCTATACTTCCACGCAGGCAACGTAACTGAAACTGATATGCTTACAGAAGAACTTAGGAATGCATATGAAAAGTTGGCTGAAAAAGAAGTTAAATTTGAGGTTGTGCTTCTTTACCTTTGTGACACACCCATTACTATTGGATTTAGAAATGAAGATTCATTCTGGAGAACTTTTGGGACTATGCCTTGGTTAGCTCTCCCTTATAAAGACCCTATCCTgaagaagttgaaaataatttacgAGTATCCTGAGGATTATATTTATGGTGATGATGAGGAGATCTCCAAGCTTGTAATTGTCGGTCCTCATGGAGAATTTTGTGAACCATGTGGAGCCGACATTTTGTTGAACTATAGAGTTCCAGGATACCCCTTCACGCGTGAAAAAGCTCTCGAGTTAGAGACCGAAAGAATAAAGAAATTGAAGTTAGAGATGATTTTGGAGACGAACAAGGTCTTGACCAGAAATGACGGATCCAAG GTTTCGCTCTCTCAACTTGCTGGCAAGAGGATTATGCTTTTATTTGGTCTATTTGAAGATGAGTTCCTAAACATGTTAAAAGAAAG ACCCGCCGGCCTGGTTTGTGTATCATCTGCCAAAAGGCTTCCGCTATGCTTCTGA
- the LOC108201806 gene encoding probable nucleoredoxin 1-2 isoform X2: protein MMSPTDLSLCCRTPNLTVLQVKAEQFADKVIVIYFVLLPLVDNNSAERVGLITERLKDVYNFLPPNKGFEIVFVAVDDDDTSFEEEMLFDPLPKTDLENDFEEVFSCMPWTAIPLSDRTSRELLQKRFGFRDNNGSLFVIDSKGVVLQTIVIYDFIRYGSLGYPFSSERLESLESECKAIAAEPTVEKLLSSPERDYVIANNGDKVPIHTLEDKVVALYFHAGNVTETDMLTEELRNAYEKLAEKEVKFEVVLLYLCDTPITIGFRNEDSFWRTFGTMPWLALPYKDPILKKLKIIYEYPEDYIYGDDEEISKLVIVGPHGEFCEPCGADILLNYRVPGYPFTREKALELETERIKKLKLEMILETNKVLTRNDGSKVSLSQLAGKRIMLLFGLFEDEFLNMLKERYLSMKSTDGEFEVIHIYVSDTDDVVDPPAWFVYHLPKGFRYASDIIPADFDKRYFRQEEIYDVGDTRRLLAFDRDGMIVRDSAFPTIEDMNFPFYTRGLEKEALLELDSVFHWYEWEDAESWNREAGYIGPNQSCG from the exons ATGATGTCGCCAACAGATCTATCCCTCTGCTGCAGGACACCCAACTTGACGGTTTTACAG GTGAAGGCTGAGCAGTTTGCTGACAAGGTTATCGTTATATATTTTGTGTTACTGCCACTTGTTGATAATAATTCTGCTGAGCGGGTGGGGCTGATCACAGAAAGATTAAAGGATGTATACAACTTTCTACCACCTAACAAAGGTTTCGAGATCGTTTTTGTggctgttgatgatgatgacactaGCTTTGAAGAAGAAATGTTATTTGATCCTTTACCTAAAACAGACCTTGAGAATGATTTTGAAGAGGTATTTTCTTGCATGCCCTGGACTGCCATTCCATTGTCTGATAGAACATCCAGGGAACTTCTGCAGAAAAGATTTGGTTTTAGGGATAACAACGGTAGCCTGTTTGTAATTGATTCAAAAGGGGTCGTTTTGCAAACAATTGTCATTTATGATTTTATTCGATATGGAAGTCTAGGATATCCTTTCAGCAGTGAGAGGCTCGAATCCCTGGAATCTGAATGCAAAGCAATCGCTGCAGAACCCACAGTAGAAAAACTTCTGTCTTCCCCTGAACGAGACTATGTCATTGCGAATAACGGGGACAAG GTGCCTATTCATACACTTGAAGATAAGGTGGTAGCTCTATACTTCCACGCAGGCAACGTAACTGAAACTGATATGCTTACAGAAGAACTTAGGAATGCATATGAAAAGTTGGCTGAAAAAGAAGTTAAATTTGAGGTTGTGCTTCTTTACCTTTGTGACACACCCATTACTATTGGATTTAGAAATGAAGATTCATTCTGGAGAACTTTTGGGACTATGCCTTGGTTAGCTCTCCCTTATAAAGACCCTATCCTgaagaagttgaaaataatttacgAGTATCCTGAGGATTATATTTATGGTGATGATGAGGAGATCTCCAAGCTTGTAATTGTCGGTCCTCATGGAGAATTTTGTGAACCATGTGGAGCCGACATTTTGTTGAACTATAGAGTTCCAGGATACCCCTTCACGCGTGAAAAAGCTCTCGAGTTAGAGACCGAAAGAATAAAGAAATTGAAGTTAGAGATGATTTTGGAGACGAACAAGGTCTTGACCAGAAATGACGGATCCAAG GTTTCGCTCTCTCAACTTGCTGGCAAGAGGATTATGCTTTTATTTGGTCTATTTGAAGATGAGTTCCTAAACATGTTAAAAGAAAGGTATCTCTCTATGAAGAGTACAGATGGTGAATTTGAAGTAATCCACATCTATGTATCTGACACTGATGATGTTGTAGACCCGCCGGCCTGGTTTGTGTATCATCTGCCAAAAGGCTTCCGCTATGCTTCTGATATTATACCTGCTGACTTTGATAAACGATACTTTAGACAAGAAGAGATTTACGATGTTGGAGATACGAGAAGACTTCTTGCTTTTGATCGAGATGGAATGATCGTCAGAGACTCGGCTTTTCCGACGATTGAAGATATGAATTTCCCCTTCTACACCAGGGGGTTGGAAAAGGAAGCCTTACTAGAATTAGATTCTGTGTTCCATTGGTATGAATGGGAAGACGCTGAGAGTTGGAACCGTGAGGCAGGGTATATTGGACCAAACCAGTCTTGCGGATGA
- the LOC108201806 gene encoding probable nucleoredoxin 1 isoform X1: MRMLKRVGRLVMREREHINYILHRCISSPAIYDVANRSIPLLQDTQLDGFTEDHRSKCYELERKTKEESDFDIAVRNFTNLSIEMKKQKINQKELTSVSSGDIVNLHELLFTKNRDYLIKFNGDQVKAEQFADKVIVIYFVLLPLVDNNSAERVGLITERLKDVYNFLPPNKGFEIVFVAVDDDDTSFEEEMLFDPLPKTDLENDFEEVFSCMPWTAIPLSDRTSRELLQKRFGFRDNNGSLFVIDSKGVVLQTIVIYDFIRYGSLGYPFSSERLESLESECKAIAAEPTVEKLLSSPERDYVIANNGDKVPIHTLEDKVVALYFHAGNVTETDMLTEELRNAYEKLAEKEVKFEVVLLYLCDTPITIGFRNEDSFWRTFGTMPWLALPYKDPILKKLKIIYEYPEDYIYGDDEEISKLVIVGPHGEFCEPCGADILLNYRVPGYPFTREKALELETERIKKLKLEMILETNKVLTRNDGSKVSLSQLAGKRIMLLFGLFEDEFLNMLKERYLSMKSTDGEFEVIHIYVSDTDDVVDPPAWFVYHLPKGFRYASDIIPADFDKRYFRQEEIYDVGDTRRLLAFDRDGMIVRDSAFPTIEDMNFPFYTRGLEKEALLELDSVFHWYEWEDAESWNREAGYIGPNQSCG; this comes from the exons ATGAGGATGCTCAAGAGAGTTGGAAGATTAGTGATGCGAGAGCGAgagcatataaattatatactaCACAGGTGTATATCATCACCAGCAATATATGATGTCGCCAACAGATCTATCCCTCTGCTGCAGGACACCCAACTTGACGGTTTTACAG AGGACCATAGAAGTAAATGCTACGAATTGGAGAGGAAAACAAAAGAAGAATCTGATTTTGATATAGCGGTAAGGAATTTTACCAATCTCTCAATAGAGATGAAGAAACAGAAGATTAATCAGAAGGAGCTTACAAGTGTCAGTAGTGGAGATATTGTTAATCTACACGAGCTTTTGTTTACCAAAAACAGGGACTATCTAATCAAATTCAATGGGGACCAG GTGAAGGCTGAGCAGTTTGCTGACAAGGTTATCGTTATATATTTTGTGTTACTGCCACTTGTTGATAATAATTCTGCTGAGCGGGTGGGGCTGATCACAGAAAGATTAAAGGATGTATACAACTTTCTACCACCTAACAAAGGTTTCGAGATCGTTTTTGTggctgttgatgatgatgacactaGCTTTGAAGAAGAAATGTTATTTGATCCTTTACCTAAAACAGACCTTGAGAATGATTTTGAAGAGGTATTTTCTTGCATGCCCTGGACTGCCATTCCATTGTCTGATAGAACATCCAGGGAACTTCTGCAGAAAAGATTTGGTTTTAGGGATAACAACGGTAGCCTGTTTGTAATTGATTCAAAAGGGGTCGTTTTGCAAACAATTGTCATTTATGATTTTATTCGATATGGAAGTCTAGGATATCCTTTCAGCAGTGAGAGGCTCGAATCCCTGGAATCTGAATGCAAAGCAATCGCTGCAGAACCCACAGTAGAAAAACTTCTGTCTTCCCCTGAACGAGACTATGTCATTGCGAATAACGGGGACAAG GTGCCTATTCATACACTTGAAGATAAGGTGGTAGCTCTATACTTCCACGCAGGCAACGTAACTGAAACTGATATGCTTACAGAAGAACTTAGGAATGCATATGAAAAGTTGGCTGAAAAAGAAGTTAAATTTGAGGTTGTGCTTCTTTACCTTTGTGACACACCCATTACTATTGGATTTAGAAATGAAGATTCATTCTGGAGAACTTTTGGGACTATGCCTTGGTTAGCTCTCCCTTATAAAGACCCTATCCTgaagaagttgaaaataatttacgAGTATCCTGAGGATTATATTTATGGTGATGATGAGGAGATCTCCAAGCTTGTAATTGTCGGTCCTCATGGAGAATTTTGTGAACCATGTGGAGCCGACATTTTGTTGAACTATAGAGTTCCAGGATACCCCTTCACGCGTGAAAAAGCTCTCGAGTTAGAGACCGAAAGAATAAAGAAATTGAAGTTAGAGATGATTTTGGAGACGAACAAGGTCTTGACCAGAAATGACGGATCCAAG GTTTCGCTCTCTCAACTTGCTGGCAAGAGGATTATGCTTTTATTTGGTCTATTTGAAGATGAGTTCCTAAACATGTTAAAAGAAAGGTATCTCTCTATGAAGAGTACAGATGGTGAATTTGAAGTAATCCACATCTATGTATCTGACACTGATGATGTTGTAGACCCGCCGGCCTGGTTTGTGTATCATCTGCCAAAAGGCTTCCGCTATGCTTCTGATATTATACCTGCTGACTTTGATAAACGATACTTTAGACAAGAAGAGATTTACGATGTTGGAGATACGAGAAGACTTCTTGCTTTTGATCGAGATGGAATGATCGTCAGAGACTCGGCTTTTCCGACGATTGAAGATATGAATTTCCCCTTCTACACCAGGGGGTTGGAAAAGGAAGCCTTACTAGAATTAGATTCTGTGTTCCATTGGTATGAATGGGAAGACGCTGAGAGTTGGAACCGTGAGGCAGGGTATATTGGACCAAACCAGTCTTGCGGATGA